From Plasmodium yoelii strain 17X genome assembly, chromosome: 7, one genomic window encodes:
- a CDS encoding leucyl-tRNA synthetase, producing MCHGMITIIYLVIVVGISNLISFKTLNIVNGFKVINNYDPKILFLRSNDYRKRGKEYDNINGKNRNGKNRNGKNRNGKNRNDKNRNIKINCAKQNLYDFKLIEKKWQIIWNCKQLLDRDFKRFNKLVEKRDDQKLVENCEENKYGTNNKTGKNGKNGKTGKTGKTGKNDKNDKNDKNGKNGKNSECDMKDKYYILDMFPYPSSSGLHVGHILCFTITDIISKFKRMNQYCVFHPIGWDSFGLPCDRLSMKLKVDPRKIIKKNISNFKNQLTKLGFLFNWENEINTCEKKYFKWTQWIIIQMFLNNLAYKKRSYVNWSDDLNCVISNDELRNEINLKNLKIKKIKLLQWYLKITKYAKRLVKDLKLINWPDKIKNMQNNWIGIKSGIVIRAKIMDVKYLINYNSNFIKKIKIPHIYYNSVYNNYFLILINRVYSFMLGYKKLYDFFLFENEDIISSLKGSVIELCNKIGVVSSCENNEKINMSKILANHDNIFWEFKKKNEKSDIDKLNDNYVNIFLTKKDSILENDKIFISVEHPDISKIINGNKFLENIINEKILQDDMTRLKDDQIYFSGSVVYNPIINKYIPIYICSWILENHKNILFFLEKEKTEQTERNKKNDLIYDLIANSKFSKKKYIYNLKDWLFSRQRYWGEPFPFMYKSEEKNGKEYFYMGEKKKNNNNDNDENNNNDNDENNDNENNNDDNENNKVEIKKVKNKSENDVYINKIPVCLPKFDKSIYDVNKSEGVTNCENNTGHSILSKFKNWIYLKNEKNNIQYKRECDIMPQWAGSSWYYLRYIDPKNKNKIFNKKKTNFWLPVDLYVGGSEHAVLHLLYSRFFHKFLYDLKLINHKEPFKKLFNQGLLLNAASFYLYTDFKNRLISFENVGKLLNGERKVEKMGKTEKMDEAEKTDEAEKTDEAESGKEQDEIVKELIDGKSYKIEGDIVRKYLIDDKYVVEKENKYFIKNLNSIQVQPIYEKMSKSRGNIINPDDIVKKYGADCLRLHILFLGPIDQNKKWSIKGINGTFKFLSKLYSLFIKRKEECNYSEEDRNNIKSEEGYKLICKNCIEREKDKKLILKFVKKRINGTKKGVNKMIKIIRKREDNNMVLSNIIKKKKSDEIEKEKKIITNYYITQITNCIENNRLNTAVSFFMKFYNDIKTWDYIPLKVFLIFIKLLYPFCPHISEEFWHCYLKKYKGKEKVAKVAKQICYFCNPRSLLYYAKWPSLFQIKNNEKSANISIRINNKHIAFIKNNNESSEQNIIEQSTNMIKDSIDKEIKKGKKIINIINVPDKLINFVIV from the coding sequence ATGTGCCATGGTATgataacaataatttatttagtGATTGTGGTGGGAATTAGTAATTTAATTTCGTTTAAGACTTTGAATATTGTTAATGGGTTTaaagtaataaataattatgaccccaaaatattatttttaaggTCAAACGATTATAGGAAAAGGGGTAAGgaatatgataatataaatggcAAAAATAGAAATGGCAAAAATAGAAATGGCAAAAATAGAAATGGCAAAAATagaaatgataaaaatagaaatataaaaataaattgtgCAAAGCAAAATTTGTATGATTTTAAgttaatagaaaaaaaatggcaAATTATATGGAATTGCAAACAATTGTTGGATAGAGattttaaaagatttaaCAAATTGGTGGAAAAAAGAGACGATCAAAAATTGGTGGAAAATTGTGAAGAAAACAAGTATGGCACCAACAATAAAACTggtaaaaatggtaaaaatggtaaaactGGTAAAACTGGTAAAACTggtaaaaatgataaaaatgataaaaatgataaaaatggtaaaaatggtaaaaataGCGAGTGTGATATGAaagataaatattatatactcGATATGTTTCCATACCCATCATCGTCGGGGTTGCATGTAGGGCATATCCTATGTTTTACAATAACAGACATTATAAGCAAATTTAAAAGAATGAACCAATATTGTGTTTTTCACCCAATCGGATGGGATAGTTTTGGGTTACCTTGCGATAGATTATCTATGAAATTAAAAGTTGATCctagaaaaattataaaaaaaaatatctcaaattttaaaaatcaattaacaaaattagggtttttatttaactgggaaaatgaaataaatacttgtgaaaaaaaatattttaaatggaCACAATGGATAATTATACaaatgtttttaaataatttggcttataaaaaaagatcTTATGTTAATTGGTCTGATGATCTTAATTGTGTTATATCAAATGATGAATTaagaaatgaaataaatttaaaaaatttaaaaataaaaaaaataaaattattacaatggtatttaaaaattacaaaatatgCAAAGAGATTAGTTAaagatttaaaattaattaattggccagacaaaataaaaaatatgcaaaataatTGGATAGGTATAAAATCAGGAATTGTTATAAGAGCAAAAATTATGGatgttaaatatttaataaattataattccaattttataaaaaaaataaaaatacctcatatatattacaatagtgtgtataataattatttccTTATTCTTATAAATCGTGTTTATAGTTTTATGTTaggatataaaaaattatatgacttttttttatttgaaaatgaagatataaTTAGTAGTTTGAAAGGAAGTGTTATAGAGTTGTGTAACAAAATAGGGGTTGTTAGCTCCtgtgaaaataatgaaaaaataaatatgtcaAAAATTTTAGCAAACcatgataatattttttgggaatttaaaaaaaaaaacgaaaaatcAGATATAGACAAATTAAATGAtaattatgtaaatatatttttaacaaaaaaagatagtatattagaaaatgataaaatatttataagtgTTGAACATCCTGATATtagtaaaattattaacggcaataaatttttagaaaatataattaatgaaaaaattttaCAAGATGATATGACCAGATTAAAAGATgatcaaatttatttttcagGATCAGTTGTTTATAATCCAATTATTAATAAGTACATacccatatatatatgttcttGGATTTTGgaaaatcataaaaatattcttttttttttggaaaaagaaaaaactgAACAAACAGAAAgaaataagaaaaatgaCCTAATATATGATCTTATAGCTAATTCAAaatttagtaaaaaaaaatatatttacaacTTGAAGGATTGGCTATTTTCTAGACAGCGATATTGGGGTGAGCCTTTTCCATTTATGTACAAAAGTGAGGAGAAAAACGGAaaggaatatttttatatgggcgaaaaaaaaaaaaataataataatgataatgatgaaaataataataatgataatgatgaaaataatgataatgaaaataataatgatgataatgaaaataacaaagttgaaattaaaaaggtaaaaaataaatcagaaaatgatgtatatataaataaaattcccGTTTGTCTCCCCAAGTTTGATAAGAGCATATATGATGTAAACAAAAGTGAAGGAGTAAcaaattgtgaaaataaCACTGGACATTCAATTCTAtctaaatttaaaaattggatatatttaaaaaatgaaaaaaataatattcaaTATAAAAGAGAATGTGATATAATGCCACAATGGGCAGGATCTAGTTGGTATTATTTACGTTATATTGatccaaaaaataaaaataaaatatttaataaaaaaaaaaccaatTTTTGGCTACCTGTAGATTTGTATGTAGGGGGAAGTGAACATGCAGTACTACATTTATTATACTCTcgattttttcataaatttttatatgatcttaaattaataaatcataaagaaccatttaaaaaattgtttaatCAAGGCTTACTGTTAAATGCTgcatcattttatttatacactgattttaaaaataggCTAATAAGTTTTGAGAATGTTGGAAAGTTATTAAATGGGGAAAGAAAAGTTGAAAAAATGGGAAAGACGGAAAAAATGGACGAAGCGGAAAAAACGGACGAAGCGGAAAAAACGGACGAAGCAGAAAGTGGAAAGGAACAAGATGAAATAGTGAAAGAACTGATTGATGGAAAAAGTTATAAAATCGAAGGAGATATAGTAAGGAAATATTTAATTGATGATAAATATGTTGttgaaaaggaaaataaatatttcataaaaaatttaaattcaaTACAAGTACAAccaatttatgaaaaaatgtcaAAATCACGaggaaatataattaatcCAGATgatatagtaaaaaaatatggagcTGATTGTTTGAggttacatattttatttcttggTCCGATagatcaaaataaaaaatggtcAATCAAAGGAATTAATGGAACATTCAAATTTTTAAGTAAATTATATAGTTtgtttattaaaagaaaagaGGAATGTAATTATTCAGAAGAAGACagaaataatataaagaGTGAAGAGggttataaattaatttgtaaaaattgtatagAAAGagaaaaagacaaaaaattaattttaaaatttgtgAAAAAGAGGATAAATGGAACAAAAAAGGGggtaaataaaatgataaaaataataagaaaaagGGAAGATAATAATATGGTATTATCtaacattattaaaaaaaaaaaatcagatGAAAtcgaaaaagaaaaaaaaataattacaaattattatattacacAAATAACAAACTGTATAGAAAATAATCGATTAAATACAgctgtttcattttttatgaaattttataatgatataaaaacatGGGATTATATACCATTAAaggtttttttaatttttataaaattgttatatCCATTTTGTCCACATATAAGTGAAGAGTTTTGGCattgttatttaaaaaaatataaaggaaAAGAAAAAGTAGCAAAAGTAGCAAAAcaaatatgttatttttgCAACCCGCGTTCTTTGTTATATTATGCAAAGTGGCCTTCTttatttcaaataaaaaataatgaaaaatctGCAAATATTTCAATACGAATAAACAACAAGCATATtgcatttattaaaaataataatgaaagcTCGGAACAAAACATAATAGAGCAATCaacaaatatgataaaagATTCCAtagataaagaaataaaaaaggggaaaaaaattattaatattataaacgTTCCTGATAagttaataaattttgtGATAGTATGA
- a CDS encoding mitochondrial inner membrane protein OXA1, putative, which yields MNKATSKLSNNLFINICLKRKKHDFTNNCIIINNNVYNTNFKNRRKCSTPINSLIFRGFGNSANNIGLGNQASANDDSQKKTEQVFNIFENNKIQEELIKDSNISYSNEIKEDKEYEHVQPYTDFIFDKCKANINNDLDPYENSWYFNIVYELLNSTKILLDCSWLTSIIATTTFLRLIILPLTISAERDRRKQKILNPLIKEFTNKLKAHAQSGNIKKALEYKTKILNIRNTHGISLVPKSIILMVFLQTPLFFVFYFSMKKIASYPEIFKEFTFESPLWLDSLSLPDPYCILPILSSLLLLSNHELTALIDKHITNNNPNKYDDESEFQKNIKKISKIAMRVFYISSALFFKSMPSGLFIYFITNTFFQLFITQICKVKIVENFLDLPPLHSKGLSNDDNNENHKPPKNIHMNDLIKNNKNKTNNKK from the coding sequence ATGAACAAAGCCACTAGCAAATtgtcaaataatttatttattaacatatgtttaaagagaaaaaaaCATGATTTCACaaataattgtattattattaataacaaTGTATATAACaccaattttaaaaatagaaGAAAATGTAGTACACCAATTAATTCTCTAATATTTCGAGGATTTGGAAATTCGGCAAATAACATCGGATTAGGAAATCAAGCAAGTGCAAATGATGATTCACAAAAGAAAACAGAACAAGTATTcaatatatttgaaaataacaaaattcaagaagaattaataaaagattCCAACATATCTTATTCgaatgaaataaaagaagaTAAAGAATATGAACATGTACAACCATATactgattttatttttgataaatgCAAAGCTAATATAAATAACGATTTGGATCCATATGAAAACTCATGGTATTTTAATATTGtatatgaattattaaattcaacaaaaattttattagatTGTTCATGGTTAACATCAATAATAGCAACTACTACATTTTTGCGACTAATTATTTTACCATTAACAATATCAGCTGAAAGAGATCGaagaaaacaaaaaattttaaatccTTTAATTAAAGAATtcacaaataaattaaaagcaCATGCTCAATCaggaaatattaaaaaagcgttagaatataaaacaaaaatattaaatataagaAATACACATGGTATATCTTTAGTACCTAAATCTATCATATTAATGGTTTTTTTGCAAACACCATTATTCTTTGTTTTTTACTTTtcaatgaaaaaaatagctTCTTATCCTGAAATTTTTAAAGAATTTACTTTTGAATCTCCATTATGGCTAGATAGTTTATCATTACCAGACCCATATTGTATCTTACCCATTTTATCATCACTTTTACTTTTATCAAATCATGAATTAACAGCATTAATTGATAAACATATAACTAATAATAAtccaaataaatatgatgatGAATCtgaatttcaaaaaaatattaaaaaaatatcaaaaatagcTATGAGagtattttatatatcttcagcactattttttaaatctatgCCATCTGgactatttatttattttattactaatacattttttcaattatttaTAACCCAAATTTGTAAAGTTAAAATAGTAGAAAATTTCCTAGATTTGCCTCCACTTCATTCAAAAGGTTTATCCAATGATGACAATAATGAAAATCACAAACCcccaaaaaatatacacatgAACGAtcttattaaaaataataaaaataaaacaaataataaaaaataa